The genomic stretch AAATCAAAGATTTTTTTGATCATTTCACTAAAGATGTATCTCCAGATTTAGTTCTAACTCACTATCACAAAGACTTACATCAAGATCATCGACTAATTTCTGATTTGACTTTGAATGCATTTCGAGATCATATGATTTTGGAATACGAAATCCCAAAATATGATGGTGATCTAGGTAATCCCAATTTTTTTGTTCATTTAGACCCTGTAATTTACCAGAAAAAAATTAACCATCTAATACAATATTTTAAAACCCAAGCTAACAAACAATGGTTCACAGAAGAAACATTTTCTTCTATCTTGAGATTGCGTGGAATTCAATCAAATGCACCAGACAAATATGCAGAGGCTTTTTACTTGCGAAAAGCAATTTTTCTCTAAGGTTCAAATTTTGTGGTTAGCCTAAACCAACCAATAAAGCTACTCTGATTATTTTAAAACAGCTTTATTAACATTAACATTAATATTGAGACTTGCCATATAACATAACTTGCCATGTAATATATAGGCTTAATTATATGAATCGTCCAAAAAGTCAAATTGGATTTCTTGATGAGATGAGAGGAATTGCAATACTTTCTGTGTTCCTATTTCATTCACTCCAAGCTGCTTGTGGGCGAGATCAATTGCCTTGGGGAGACTGGTTTAGAAGCTTTAATGTATCGAATGCATTTCTATCTTTATTACCCCTCAGCTTAGGATGGGCTGGAGTTCCCATATTTTTCGTTGTTAGTGGCTTTTGCATTCATCTCAGTTTTATGCGAAATCCAGATTGGCGCGATTTTTTCATTCGCCGATTTTTCCGAATTTATCCTCCATACTTTTTTGCTGTTATTCTGTTTGCACTGGTTCTTCCATGGTCACGTATTAGTTATGGACTTCTTGGTATAGGGCAGTTACTTAGTCACCTATTTCTGATTCATAATTTTGATAATCGCTTCTTTTGGGGAATTAGTCCATCTTTGTGGAGTATCGCAGTTGAAGCACAGCTATATCTTCTCTATCCCGTTCTTCTGCATTTGATTTCTCATTTGGGCTGGAATCGTACTTTAGGCTATGTTGCGGCTCTAGAAATTGGTCTACGATTACTATCAAGCGGAGTGCTTATGACTACAGGTCAACCATTGCCTCTGTGGTTTGAGGGATTACCAATTTTGTATTGGTATAGTTGGTCTATTGGTGCAGTAATTGCTGAGTCTTATGTATTAGGACTTCCAATTCCTTTTGCTAATCACTCTTTAATGGGTTGGAGTATAGTTGCTATTTTTAGCACCTTTGTAAAAGCTTTTGACTCATTTTCCTTTTTGCTTTTTTCACTACTTGCTGCAACTATGATCGCTAAACTGCTTCAAAAGTGTCCAACATCAAGCCTCTTCCCCACTTCATTAGCTAAGCCGTTCCGCACTATTGGCTTATGGAGTTATAGTATTTATCTGCTACACCATCCATTTATTAAAGCCATTTCTCTTATAAGTCCCAAGCTATCTTTGCCTGCAGATATACAATC from Pseudanabaena sp. Chao 1811 encodes the following:
- a CDS encoding PIG-L deacetylase family protein; amino-acid sequence: MLPLKFDSQGKNSLHQVLCLGAHSDDIEIGCSGTLLKLIDQFPDISIYWVVFGANEQRKEEALASAYALLKDVKNKTILIKDFRDRFFPYIGAEIKDFFDHFTKDVSPDLVLTHYHKDLHQDHRLISDLTLNAFRDHMILEYEIPKYDGDLGNPNFFVHLDPVIYQKKINHLIQYFKTQANKQWFTEETFSSILRLRGIQSNAPDKYAEAFYLRKAIFL
- a CDS encoding acyltransferase family protein, with translation MNRPKSQIGFLDEMRGIAILSVFLFHSLQAACGRDQLPWGDWFRSFNVSNAFLSLLPLSLGWAGVPIFFVVSGFCIHLSFMRNPDWRDFFIRRFFRIYPPYFFAVILFALVLPWSRISYGLLGIGQLLSHLFLIHNFDNRFFWGISPSLWSIAVEAQLYLLYPVLLHLISHLGWNRTLGYVAALEIGLRLLSSGVLMTTGQPLPLWFEGLPILYWYSWSIGAVIAESYVLGLPIPFANHSLMGWSIVAIFSTFVKAFDSFSFLLFSLLAATMIAKLLQKCPTSSLFPTSLAKPFRTIGLWSYSIYLLHHPFIKAISLISPKLSLPADIQSWILFVVCLGIGIPIFAFSALWHHIFEIPSIVASKRIIANFK